From a region of the Bradyrhizobium sp. KBS0727 genome:
- the ltnD gene encoding L-threonate dehydrogenase, giving the protein MPETAKPRVAVIGLGSMGFGMATSLRRRGLDVTGCDVSADSVARFVADGGKGAKTPAEAAKDADIVVSVVVNAAQTETILFGANGVAETLARGAVFISSATMDPDVARRLAKQLEASGRHYLDAPISGGAQRAAQGELTILASGSPAAFAKARPALDAMAAKLYELGDAAGQGAAFKMINQLLAGVHIAAASEAITFAARQGLDIRKVYEVITASAGNSWMFENRMPHVLDGDYTPRSAVEIFVKDLGIIQDMARSAKFPVPVAAAALQMFLMTAGAGMGRDDDASVARMYARVTGTDLPGEPK; this is encoded by the coding sequence ATGCCTGAAACTGCCAAACCGCGCGTCGCCGTAATCGGGCTGGGCTCGATGGGGTTCGGCATGGCGACCTCGCTGCGCCGCAGGGGGCTCGATGTCACCGGTTGCGACGTCTCGGCCGATTCCGTGGCGCGGTTCGTGGCCGACGGCGGCAAGGGCGCCAAAACACCGGCGGAAGCGGCAAAGGACGCCGACATCGTCGTCAGCGTGGTGGTCAATGCCGCCCAGACCGAGACCATTCTGTTCGGCGCCAACGGCGTTGCCGAAACCCTCGCCAGGGGCGCGGTATTTATCTCCTCCGCCACCATGGATCCTGACGTGGCGCGGCGGCTGGCGAAGCAACTGGAGGCGAGCGGCCGGCATTATCTGGACGCGCCGATCTCGGGCGGCGCCCAGCGCGCGGCGCAGGGCGAACTCACCATTCTGGCCTCGGGCAGTCCGGCTGCGTTCGCGAAAGCGCGGCCCGCGCTCGATGCGATGGCGGCAAAACTCTACGAGCTCGGCGATGCCGCGGGCCAGGGCGCCGCGTTCAAGATGATCAACCAGCTTCTGGCCGGCGTCCACATCGCCGCCGCTTCGGAAGCGATCACGTTCGCCGCCAGGCAGGGGCTCGACATCAGGAAGGTATATGAAGTGATCACGGCCTCCGCCGGCAATTCCTGGATGTTCGAGAACCGCATGCCGCACGTGCTCGACGGCGACTACACACCGCGCAGCGCGGTGGAGATTTTCGTCAAGGACCTCGGTATCATCCAGGACATGGCGCGCTCGGCGAAATTCCCGGTGCCGGTCGCCGCCGCGGCGCTGCAGATGTTCCTGATGACGGCCGGCGCCGGCATGGGCCGCGACGACGACGCCTCGGTGGCGCGGATGTATGCCCGTGTTACCGGCACCGATCTGCCGGGCGAGCCGAAGTAA
- the otnI gene encoding 2-oxo-tetronate isomerase: MPRFAANLSMMFNEVPFLDRFDAAAKAGFTAVEFLFPYDHPAEAVGERLHRNGLTQALFNLPPGNWEAGEKGFAALPARFDDLKKSLETALPYAKATGVKRVHLMAGIANRSDPKAVEAFYKSVAVAAEFFAPHGLDVVIEPINPRNVPGYFLNDFLFARDLIVELKIPNLKLQFDIYHCQIIHGDVTMRLREMMPIIGHVQIASIPSRNEPDGEELNYPFLFAELDRLGYGGFVGCEYNPRGKTIDGLGWFKSYAGVKP, from the coding sequence ATGCCCCGTTTTGCCGCCAACCTCTCCATGATGTTCAACGAGGTTCCGTTCCTCGACCGTTTCGACGCGGCGGCGAAGGCCGGCTTCACCGCGGTCGAATTCCTGTTTCCCTACGATCATCCGGCCGAAGCCGTCGGCGAACGCCTGCACAGGAACGGCCTGACGCAGGCGCTGTTCAACCTGCCGCCGGGTAACTGGGAGGCGGGCGAGAAAGGCTTTGCCGCGCTGCCGGCGCGCTTCGACGACCTGAAGAAGAGCCTCGAGACGGCGTTGCCTTACGCCAAGGCGACCGGCGTCAAGCGCGTGCATCTGATGGCGGGCATCGCTAATCGCAGCGATCCCAAAGCCGTCGAGGCGTTTTACAAATCGGTGGCGGTGGCAGCGGAGTTCTTCGCGCCCCACGGCCTCGACGTCGTGATCGAGCCGATCAACCCGCGTAACGTGCCCGGTTATTTTCTCAACGACTTTCTTTTCGCCCGCGACTTGATCGTTGAGTTGAAGATTCCAAACCTAAAACTGCAGTTCGACATCTATCACTGCCAGATCATCCATGGCGACGTCACCATGCGGCTGCGCGAGATGATGCCGATTATCGGTCACGTCCAGATCGCCAGCATTCCCTCGCGCAACGAGCCCGACGGCGAGGAGCTGAATTACCCCTTCCTGTTCGCCGAGCTCGACCGGCTCGGTTATGGCGGTTTCGTCGGCTGCGAATACAATCCGCGCGGAAAAACCATCGACGGCCTCGGCTGGTTCAAATCCTATGCGGGAGTAAAGCCGTGA
- the otnK gene encoding 3-oxo-tetronate kinase produces MKLAAKLSLGCIADDYTGASDLANTLSRQGLRTVQTIGVPADDLALPEVDAVVVSLKSRSIEANLAVTRSRAAEKWLRGRGAGHVLFKICSTFDSTDAGNIGPVMDALRADSGDTIVLVTPAFPETGRTVYMGNLFVGPVPLNESPLKDHPLNPMHDSNLVRVLARQSKTRIGLVDLATLTRGADAVRGRLGDLVAKGFGAAVIDAVFDRDLETIGGVALDHRLSVGASGIGLGLARALVASGKVTSNATAAASESAVGGPAACLAGSCSQATLQQIASAEKTMAVLHLDPERVIAGPDEVRRALAWASERISGGPVLIASSSAPDQVQALQSRHGRDAAGHAIEQAMADIAEGLVRSGVRRLVVAGGETSGAVVDRLRIPGFLVGAEIAAGVPVLRAVGAKDGAMLLALKSGNFGGTEFFSDALKLMR; encoded by the coding sequence GTGAAACTGGCAGCGAAGTTGTCTCTTGGCTGCATCGCCGACGACTACACCGGCGCCTCCGACCTCGCCAACACCCTGAGCCGTCAGGGGCTGCGCACGGTGCAGACCATCGGCGTGCCCGCGGACGATCTGGCGTTGCCCGAGGTCGATGCCGTCGTGGTGTCGCTCAAGAGCCGCTCGATCGAGGCAAATCTGGCGGTGACACGGTCGCGTGCCGCCGAAAAGTGGCTGCGCGGGCGCGGCGCTGGTCATGTGCTGTTCAAGATCTGCTCGACCTTCGATTCCACCGACGCCGGCAATATCGGTCCTGTGATGGATGCGCTGCGCGCCGATTCCGGCGACACGATCGTGCTGGTGACGCCGGCGTTCCCGGAAACCGGCCGCACCGTCTATATGGGCAACCTGTTCGTCGGCCCCGTGCCGCTGAACGAAAGCCCGCTGAAGGACCATCCGCTGAACCCGATGCACGACTCCAACCTCGTGCGGGTGCTGGCGCGCCAGAGCAAGACCAGGATCGGGCTGGTCGACCTGGCAACCCTGACGCGCGGTGCGGACGCCGTTCGCGGGCGCCTCGGCGATCTCGTGGCGAAGGGCTTTGGCGCCGCTGTTATCGACGCCGTGTTCGACCGCGATCTGGAAACCATCGGCGGAGTCGCGCTGGATCATCGTTTGTCGGTCGGCGCCTCCGGCATCGGACTCGGCCTTGCCCGGGCGCTGGTCGCCTCCGGCAAGGTCACATCGAACGCGACCGCAGCGGCATCAGAATCCGCGGTCGGCGGACCGGCGGCATGCCTCGCCGGCAGTTGTTCGCAGGCGACGCTGCAGCAGATTGCCAGTGCCGAAAAGACCATGGCCGTGCTGCATCTCGATCCCGAGCGGGTCATCGCGGGGCCCGACGAAGTGCGGCGCGCGCTGGCCTGGGCGAGCGAGCGAATCAGCGGCGGGCCTGTTCTGATCGCGAGCAGTTCGGCACCGGATCAGGTTCAAGCTCTGCAATCACGTCATGGCCGCGATGCAGCCGGACATGCCATCGAGCAGGCGATGGCCGATATCGCCGAAGGTCTGGTGCGATCCGGCGTGCGGCGACTGGTGGTCGCCGGCGGTGAAACGTCAGGCGCCGTCGTCGATCGCTTGCGCATTCCCGGATTCCTCGTTGGCGCAGAAATCGCTGCAGGCGTGCCGGTTTTGCGCGCGGTCGGCGCAAAAGACGGTGCGATGCTGCTTGCACTTAAATCGGGCAATTTCGGCGGCACGGAATTTTTCTCCGATGCGTTGAAGCTGATGCGCTGA
- a CDS encoding methyl-accepting chemotaxis protein, translating to MFAKYSIRTKIVTVVGFLLVAITGMGLLAVKNMRAINANTVDIVTNWMPSVKVLGELRAGVITYRNVIREHMLAETLEEKQAAEKTLATVVEANTKIRANYETMITSAEERALYNQWVQKWTEYKQGTEDVMALSRKEAGKIPHDAHELNSKKVNKIGLEADEILKKDIDLNNTGADKAAQDAADNYASAFMMLAVILGAAVIIGIGVSFYLVRDVSTGIASIVTPMQALGKGDLSAEVPHQGEKTEIGAMADVLQVFKEALIAKKAADEAAAADAEAKIERGRRVDSITRNFESMIGEIVQTVSSASTQLEASAGTLSATAERSQTLTTAVAAASEEASTNVQSVASATEELSSSVNEISRQVQESARMASEAVGQAKATNDRVGELSKAASRIGDVVELINTIAGQTNLLALNATIEAARAGEAGRGFAVVASEVKALAEQTAKATGEIGQQISGIQAATQESVGAIREISGTIERLSEISSTIAAAVEEQGAATQEISRNVQQAAQGTQQVSANITDVQRGASETGSASSQVLSAAQSLSGDSNRLKLEVGKFLDSVRAA from the coding sequence ATGTTCGCGAAGTACTCGATCCGGACCAAAATCGTCACCGTCGTCGGCTTCCTGCTGGTCGCAATAACCGGCATGGGCCTGCTCGCGGTCAAGAACATGCGGGCAATCAACGCCAACACCGTCGATATCGTCACCAACTGGATGCCGAGCGTCAAAGTGCTGGGCGAATTGCGCGCCGGCGTCATCACCTACCGCAACGTGATCCGCGAGCACATGCTCGCCGAGACGCTCGAGGAAAAGCAGGCTGCGGAAAAGACCCTCGCAACCGTCGTCGAGGCCAACACCAAGATCCGCGCGAACTACGAGACGATGATCACGTCTGCGGAAGAGCGCGCGCTGTATAACCAGTGGGTGCAGAAGTGGACCGAATACAAGCAGGGCACCGAGGACGTGATGGCGCTGTCGCGCAAGGAGGCCGGAAAGATCCCCCACGACGCCCATGAGCTCAACAGCAAGAAGGTGAACAAGATCGGGCTCGAAGCCGACGAGATCCTGAAGAAGGACATCGATCTCAACAACACCGGCGCCGACAAGGCAGCGCAGGATGCCGCCGACAATTACGCATCCGCCTTCATGATGCTCGCGGTCATTCTCGGTGCCGCCGTCATCATCGGTATCGGCGTGAGCTTCTACCTGGTTCGCGACGTCTCCACCGGCATTGCCTCGATCGTCACCCCGATGCAGGCACTGGGCAAGGGCGACCTGAGCGCGGAAGTGCCGCATCAGGGCGAGAAGACCGAAATCGGCGCCATGGCAGACGTGCTGCAGGTGTTCAAGGAAGCGCTGATTGCCAAGAAGGCCGCCGACGAGGCCGCCGCCGCGGATGCCGAAGCCAAGATCGAGCGCGGCCGCCGCGTCGACAGCATCACCCGTAACTTCGAATCCATGATCGGTGAGATCGTCCAGACCGTTTCGTCGGCTTCGACCCAGCTCGAAGCCTCGGCCGGCACGCTGTCGGCGACCGCCGAGCGCTCGCAGACGCTGACCACCGCGGTGGCCGCGGCTTCCGAGGAAGCCTCCACCAACGTGCAGTCGGTGGCGTCGGCGACCGAAGAACTGTCGTCCTCGGTCAACGAGATCAGCCGTCAGGTGCAGGAATCGGCGCGGATGGCCAGCGAGGCCGTTGGACAGGCCAAGGCCACCAACGATCGCGTCGGCGAATTGTCGAAGGCGGCGAGCCGCATCGGCGACGTCGTCGAACTGATCAACACCATTGCCGGCCAGACCAACCTGCTGGCGCTCAATGCTACCATCGAGGCGGCCCGTGCTGGCGAAGCCGGCCGCGGTTTCGCGGTCGTGGCATCCGAAGTAAAGGCGCTGGCCGAGCAGACGGCGAAAGCCACCGGCGAGATCGGCCAGCAGATTTCCGGCATCCAGGCGGCGACCCAGGAGTCGGTCGGCGCGATCAGGGAAATCAGCGGCACCATCGAGCGGCTGTCGGAGATTTCCTCGACCATCGCGGCCGCGGTGGAAGAGCAAGGTGCTGCCACCCAGGAGATTTCCCGCAACGTGCAGCAGGCCGCCCAAGGCACCCAGCAGGTCTCCGCCAACATCACCGACGTGCAGCGCGGCGCCTCGGAGACCGGCTCGGCCTCCTCGCAGGTGCTTTCGGCGGCGCAGTCGCTGTCGGGCGACTCTAACCGCCTCAAGCTCGAAGTCGGCAAGTTCCTCGATTCGGTCCGGGCAGCCTGA
- a CDS encoding methyl-accepting chemotaxis protein yields MKLNRIGYKLGLAGAVGIVLAVGMAANQMMTETTVNSASDRAGRSQRVADAALLAHLDLRKMQLSAREVRLARTPAEVEKAVADLQQFKASEVKELDAAVASAQKLETRERLQRIKSLMDNFTTGVEDLGKAQSTLLAQIDKRSAISNEWTKAIDTELAAPALAKLDNRAEIEKLLHQADAKVNALRAMVWRLGATGDASMIASMAKTQTALKTIFNLLRGEADDRDLLTVISSLDSIVKRFLAANDDVVKTEQLKTDIITNRTTKVVADAAELMESTTDTAQKNSKASKEEVVTETAQANRINLVMTVIVIGSLIASMVFSFLGIARPMTRLNGALGEMAGGNLDVVIPGANRGDEIGDLAKTVVVIRENAEQKARDEAEAKIRQDRIAAEQRKTDMIRLADDFEGAVGEIVETVSSASTELEASAGTLTSTAERAQQLTTMVAAASEEASTNVQSVASATEEMASSVNEISRQVQESARMASEAVGQARATNDRVSELSKAASRIGDVVELINTIAEQTNLLALNATIEAARAGEAGRGFAVVASEVKALAEQTSKATGEIGQQITGIQAATQDSVAAIKEISGTIERLSEISSTIAAAVEEQGAATQEISRNVQQAAQGTQQVSSNITDVQRGATETGSASTQVLSAAQSLSGDSNRLKLEVGKFLSSVRAA; encoded by the coding sequence ATCAAGCTCAATCGGATCGGATACAAACTGGGTCTGGCCGGCGCCGTCGGTATCGTGCTCGCGGTCGGCATGGCGGCCAACCAGATGATGACGGAAACAACCGTCAACAGCGCCAGCGATCGCGCCGGACGGTCGCAGCGGGTGGCCGATGCCGCGCTCTTGGCTCATCTTGACCTGCGCAAGATGCAGCTCTCGGCCCGCGAGGTCCGGCTCGCAAGGACGCCTGCCGAGGTCGAAAAGGCCGTTGCCGACCTGCAGCAGTTCAAGGCTTCCGAGGTCAAGGAGCTCGATGCGGCGGTGGCGAGCGCCCAGAAGCTGGAAACCAGGGAACGGTTGCAGCGGATCAAGTCGCTGATGGACAATTTTACGACCGGCGTGGAAGATCTGGGCAAGGCCCAGTCCACGCTGCTCGCGCAGATCGACAAGCGTTCGGCGATTTCGAACGAATGGACGAAGGCGATCGATACGGAATTGGCCGCGCCCGCGCTGGCCAAGCTCGACAATCGCGCCGAGATCGAAAAGCTGCTGCACCAGGCCGACGCCAAGGTGAACGCGCTGCGGGCGATGGTCTGGCGGCTCGGCGCCACCGGCGATGCCAGCATGATCGCGTCGATGGCCAAGACCCAGACCGCGCTCAAGACCATTTTCAATCTGTTGCGCGGCGAGGCCGACGATCGCGACTTGCTGACTGTGATCAGCTCGCTGGATTCAATCGTCAAGCGCTTCCTGGCCGCCAATGACGACGTGGTCAAGACCGAGCAGTTGAAGACCGACATCATCACCAATCGCACCACCAAGGTGGTTGCGGACGCCGCCGAGCTGATGGAATCGACCACGGACACCGCGCAGAAGAATTCGAAGGCCTCCAAGGAGGAGGTTGTGACCGAGACCGCGCAGGCCAACCGGATCAACCTGGTCATGACTGTCATCGTCATCGGCTCGCTAATCGCCTCGATGGTGTTTTCTTTCCTCGGCATTGCCCGTCCGATGACGCGGCTTAACGGCGCGCTGGGCGAGATGGCCGGCGGCAACCTCGATGTCGTCATTCCCGGCGCCAACCGCGGCGACGAGATCGGCGACCTCGCCAAGACGGTCGTCGTGATCCGGGAAAATGCCGAGCAGAAAGCCCGCGACGAGGCCGAAGCCAAGATCAGGCAGGACCGGATCGCGGCCGAGCAGCGCAAGACCGACATGATCAGGCTCGCCGATGATTTCGAAGGTGCGGTCGGCGAGATTGTCGAGACCGTGTCGTCGGCCTCGACCGAACTCGAAGCCTCCGCCGGCACGCTGACGTCGACCGCCGAACGGGCCCAGCAACTGACGACCATGGTGGCGGCGGCGTCCGAGGAAGCTTCCACCAACGTGCAGTCGGTGGCGTCGGCGACCGAGGAGATGGCGTCGTCCGTCAACGAGATCAGCCGCCAGGTGCAGGAATCGGCGCGGATGGCGAGCGAGGCCGTTGGACAGGCACGCGCCACCAACGACCGCGTCAGCGAACTGTCGAAGGCGGCGAGCCGCATCGGCGACGTCGTCGAGCTCATCAACACCATCGCCGAACAGACCAACCTGCTGGCGCTCAACGCCACCATCGAGGCGGCGCGCGCCGGCGAAGCCGGCCGCGGTTTCGCGGTGGTGGCGTCGGAAGTGAAGGCGCTCGCCGAGCAGACCTCGAAGGCGACCGGTGAAATCGGCCAGCAGATCACCGGCATCCAGGCCGCGACCCAGGACTCGGTGGCGGCGATCAAGGAAATCAGCGGCACCATCGAACGGCTGTCGGAGATTTCCTCGACCATTGCGGCTGCCGTGGAAGAGCAGGGCGCGGCGACGCAGGAGATTTCCCGCAACGTGCAGCAGGCCGCCCAGGGCACCCAGCAGGTCTCCTCCAACATCACCGACGTGCAGCGCGGCGCCACCGAGACCGGCTCGGCCTCCACCCAGGTGCTTTCGGCAGCGCAATCGCTGTCGGGCGACTCTAACCGCCTCAAGCTCGAAGTCGGCAAGTTCCTCAGTTCTGTACGGGCGGCCTGA